The Vulpes lagopus strain Blue_001 chromosome 6, ASM1834538v1, whole genome shotgun sequence genome has a segment encoding these proteins:
- the AMN gene encoding protein amnionless: protein MGALGRALLWLQLCALARAAYKLWVPTTDFEAAANWSQNRTPCAGAVVQFPADKAVSVVVRASHGFSDMLLPRDGEFVLASGAGFGAADAGRDPDCGTGAPALFLDPDRFSWHDPRLWRSGDAARGLFSVDAERVPCRHDDVVFPPDASFRVGLGPGARPARVRSVQVLGQTFTRDEDLAAFLASRAGRLRFHGPGALRVGPGACADPSGCVCGDAEVQPWICAALLQPLGGRCPPAACTDALRPEGQCCDLCGAIVSLTHGPTFDIERYRARLLRAFLPQYPGLQAAVSKVRRRPGPHTEVQVVLAETGPQPGGAGRLARALLADVAEHGEALGVLSATARESGAPVGDGSAAGPLGSGSRAGLAGGVAAGLLLLLLALAAGSLLLRRAPRLRWTKRERLVATAAEAPLGFSNPVFDVAGSVGPVPRTPQPPPAQQAGNSSTSRSYFVNPLFAEAEA from the exons ATGGGCGCGCTGGGCCGGGCCCTGCTGTGGCTGCAGCTGTGCG CGCTGGCCCGGGCCGCCTACAAGCTCTGGGTCCCCACCACGGACTTCGAAGCCGCCGCCAACTGGAGCCAGAACCGGACGCCGTGCGCGGGCGCCGTGGTCCAGTTCCCCGCGGACAAG GCGGTGTCGGTGGTGGTGCGGGCCAGCCACGGCTTCTCGGACATG CTCCTGCCGCGGGACGGGGAGTTCGTCCTGGCCTCAGGGGCCGGCTTCGGGGCCGCGGACGCCGGCAGGGACCCGGACTGCGGCACAg GCGCCCCCGCGCTCTTCCTCGACCCCGACCGCTTCTCGTGGCACGACCCGCGCCTGTGGCGCTCCGGGGACGCGGCGCGCGGCCTCTTCTCCGTGGACGCCGAGCGCGTGCCCTGCCGCCACGACGACGTCGTCTTCCCGCCCGACGCCTCCTTCCGAGTGGGGCTCGGGcccggcgcccgccccgcgcgcgtCCGCAGCGTCCAGGTTCTGGGCCAG acGTTCACGCGCGACGAGGACCTGGCTGCGTTCCTGGCGTCCCGCGCCGGCCGCCTGCGCTTCCACGGGCCGGGCGCTCTGCGCGtgggccccggggcctgcgccGACCCGTCGGGCTGCGTCTGCGGCGACGCGGAG GTGCAGCCCTGGATCTGCGCggccctgctccagcccctggGCGGTCGCTGCCCGCCGGCCGCCTGCACGGACGCCCTCCGGCCCGAGGGGCAGTGCTGCGACCTCTGCG GAGCCATCGTGTCGCTGACCCACGGCCCCACCTTTGACATTGAGCGGTACCGGGCGCGGCTGCTGCGAGCCTTCCTG ccccagtacccggggctgcaggcggccgtGTCCAAGgtgcggcggcggcccgggccgCACACGGAGGTCCAGGTGGTGCTGGCGGAGACCGGGCCCCagccgggcggcgcggggcggctgGCGCGGGCCCTCCTGGCGGACGTCGCCGAGCACG GCGAAGCCCTCGGGGTCCTGTCGGCGACAGCCCGGGAGTCGGGCGCGCCCGTCGGGGACGGCTCGGCGGCGGGGCCGCTCGGCTCGGGTTCGCGCGCGGGGCTGGCGGGCGGCGTGGCGGCggggctgctcctgctgctgctggcgCTGGCGGCGGGCTCGCTGCTGCTGCGCCGCGCTCCGAGGCTCAG GTGGACTAAGCGCGAGCGATTGGTCGCCACGGCCGCCGAGGCGCCCCTGGGCTTCTCCAACCCGGTGTTCGACGTGGCGGGCTCCGTGGGGCCG GTGCCACGCACCCCGCAGCCTCCCCCAGCGCAGCAGGCGGGAAACAGCAGCACCAGCCGCAGC
- the TRAF3 gene encoding TNF receptor-associated factor 3 isoform X1: MESSKKMDSPSTLQTNPPLKLHPDRSAGTSIFVPEQGGYKERFVKTVEDKYKCEKCRLVLCNPKQTECGHRFCETCMAAVLSSSSPKCTACQESIIKDKVFKDNCCKREILALQIYCRNEGGGCTEQLTLGHLLVHLKNDCQFEELSCVRADCKEKVLRRDLRDHVEKACKYREATCPHCKSQVPMITLQKHEDTECPCVVVSCPHKCSVQTLLRSELSAHLSECVNAPSTCSFKRYGCVFQGTNQQIKAHEASSAVQHVNLLKEWSNSLEKKVSLLQNESVEKNKSIQSLHNQICSFEIEIERQKEMLRNNESKILHLQRVIDSQAEKLKELDKEIRPFRQNWEEADSMKSSVESLQNRVTELESVDKSAGQAARNTGLLESQLSRHDQMLSVHDIRLADMDLRFQVLETASYNGVLIWKIRDYKRRKQEAVMGKTLSLYSQPFYTGYFGYKMCARVYLNGDGMGKGTHLSLFFVIMRGEYDALLPWPFKQKVTLMLMDQGSSRRHLGDAFKPDPNSSSFKKPTGEMNIASGCPVFVAQTVLENGTYIKDDTIFIKVIVDTSDLPDP; the protein is encoded by the exons ATGGAGTCAAGTAAAAAGATGGACTCCCCCAGCACACTGCAGACTAACCCACCGCTAAAGCTGCACCCTGATCGCAGCGCCGGGACGTCCATTTTCGTCCCCGAACAAGGAGGTTACAAAGAAAGGTTTGTGAAGACCGTGGAGGACAAGTACAAGTGTGAGAAGTGCCGCCTGGTGCTGTGTAACCCGAAGCAGACTGAGTGTGGACACCGGTTCTGTGAGACCTGCATGGCTGCCGTGCTGAG CTCCTCAAGCCCAAAATGCACTGCGTGTCAAGAAAGCATCATTAAAGATAAG GTGTTTAAGGATAATTGCTGCAAGAGAGAAATTCTAGCTCTTCAGATCTATTGCAGGAATGAAGGTGGAGGCTGCACAGAGCAGTTGACACTGGGACACCTACTG GTGCATTTAAAGAACGATTGCCAGTTTGAAGAGCTTTCGTGTGTCCGTGCTGACTGCAAAGAAAAAGTGTTGCGAAGAGACCTGCGTGACCACGTAGAAAAGGCTTGCAAGTACCGAGAGGCCACATGCCCCCACTGTAAAAGTCAGGTCCCGATGATCACACTGCAG aaACATGAAGACACTGAGTGTCCCTGTGTGGTGGTGTCCTGCCCCCATAAGTGCAGTGTCCAGACCCTTCTAAGGAGTGAG TTGAGTGCACACTTGTCAGAGTGTGTCAATGCCCCCAGCACCTGTAGTTTTAAGCGCTATGGCTGCGTTTTTCAG GGGACAAACCAGCAGATAAAGGCCCATGAGGCCAGCTCCGCAGTGCAGCACGTCAACTTACTGAAAGAGTGGAGTAACTCTCTGGAGAAAAAG GTTTCCTTGCTACAGAATGAAAGCGtagaaaaaaacaagagcatACAAAGTTTGCACAATCAGATATGTAGCTTTGAAATTGAAATTGAGAGACAAAAGGAAATGCTTCGAAATAATGAATCCAAAATACTTCATTTGCAG CGAGTAATAGACAGCCAGGCGGAGAAACTGAAAGAGCTGGACAAAGAGATCCGCCCCTTCCGGCAGAACTGGGAAGAAGCAGACAGCATGAAGAGCAGCGTGGAGTCCCTCCAGAACCGAGTGACCGAGCTGGAGAGCGTGGACAAGAGTGCAGGGCAGGCGGCTCGGAACACAG GCTTGCTGGAGTCCCAGCTGAGCCGGCACGACCAGATGCTGAGCGTCCATGACATCCGCCTGGCCGACATGGACCTGCGCTTCCAGGTCCTGGAGACCGCCAGCTACAACGGCGTGCTGATTTGGAAGATCCGAGATTACAAGCGGCGGAAGCAGGAAGCCGTCATGGGGAAGACCCTGTCTCTTTATAGCCAGCCTTTCTACACGGGCTATTTTGGCTATAAGATGTGTGCCAGGGTCTACCTGAACGGGGACGGCATGGGGAAGGGGACGCACTTGTCGCTGTTTTTTGTCATTATGCGTGGAGAGTACGATGCTCTGCTTCCTTGGCCATTCAAGCAGAAAGTGACGCTCATGCTCATGGATCAGGGGTCCTCTCGGCGTCACCTGGGAGATGCGTTCAAGCCGGACCCCAACAGCAGCAGCTTCAAGAAGCCCACCGGGGAGATGAATATTGCCTCTGGCTGCCCAGTGTTCGTGGCTCAAACTGTGCTAGAAAACGGGACATATATTAAAGATGATACCATTTTTATTAAAGTCATAGTGGATACTTCGGATCTGCCCGACCCCTGA
- the LOC121493337 gene encoding basic salivary proline-rich protein 2-like, with protein MASGAGTVPGDEHVPSGGFIPWLEDSCRRRLCLQATAVRDEAAPGATARRARPRSSICGWQVSPGGSANTLVPSREAAPGPGSPRATEPGKAGPPGGRFRGLPGLPCAPAPGAATNACAVLGGRVLSRGPRPAEGGPWGSCPRGRGQGGGPAPQLPPGAQLPAPPRGPPALSRASVRQPAGWLVPGPRPWAVSRAVTHGSPTTVRTFLRLQRVGGPQAGERLRGPGRPLPCSRGRCATRQVTRRRRGRSPRGRPGAPTAGGSSPFGGVLSPDSLSSGPLWSLPEFHGGEPRGEPQGQGAPCWRRREPQARAAEKRGWEPHGPAWPPRSTGAPVRSGGPRPGAKAGSPPCAPPPVTVPASALPPPAGHPGGVKAQGRAPAGQHLAPRTAAPPNSGGGPPPPCRKGLPRGPQAPALLPRGPRLGVGLRGRRDSEPPQLLPSCGPGRGPQGHTGEGGADSEGAQRGLSGEATSSRKISRTALFRQSSPPGSRLPGLATGLWARGVKVTEPGEGLRLESRSGGWRRLGGAAPLHPGEQVPGSHRDDGGTSRVKRPEGPQGPSPRHPPQPPPPAAQPGLLALAHPQSLVPSNSGGYSLSPTNHPLYQAPG; from the exons ATGGCATCAGGAGCTGGCACCGTCCCCGGGGATGAGCACGTGCCCAGCGGAGGCTTCATCCCGTGGCTTGAAGATAGTTG CCGGAGGCGGCTCTGCCTCCAAGCCACCGCCGTGCGGGACGAGGCGGCACCAGGGGCCACCGCGCGGCGCGCGCGTCCCCGGAGCAGCATCTGCGGGTGGCAGGTCAGCCCGGGAGGCTCCGCCAACACGCTCGTCCCTTCCCGCGAGGCTGCTCCTGGGCCTGGGTCCCCGAGGGCCACGGAGCCCGGGAAGGCCGGTCCTCCCGGTGGCCGGTTCCggggcctcccgggcctccccTGCGCCCCGGCCCCAGGCGCGGCCACCAACGCCTGCGCTGTCCTCGGCGGGCGGGTCCTGTCCCGAGGGCCGCGGCCAGCGGAGGGGGGCCCGTGGGGCTCTTGTCCTCGGGGCCGGGGACAGGGTGGTGGCCCGGCCCCACAGCTCCCCCCGGGTGCACAGCTGCCTGCTCCGCCCCGAGGGCCGCCCGCCCTGTCTCGGGCCTCTGTCCGCCAGCCCGCGGGGTGGCTCGTGCCCGGGCCCCGGCCCTGGGCAGTCAGCAGAGCTGTGACACACGGGTCCCCTACCACGGTCCGGACCTTCCTCAGACTGCAGAGAGTCGGGGGGCCCCAGGCCGGGGAGCGCTTGAGAG GGCCCGGGCGCCCACTGCCGTGCAGCCGGGGACGCTGTGCCACTCGGCAGGTGACCCGCCGCCGCCGAGGCCGGAGCCCCCGAGGACGGCCGGGAGCACCGACAGCTGGGGGTTCCAGCCCCTTCGGAGGGGTCCTCAGCCCGGATTCCCTTTCCTCTGGGCCTCTCTGGAGTTTACCCGAGTTTCACGGAGGGGAGCCGCGCGGCGAACCCCAGGGGCAGGGCGCGCCCTGCTGGCGGCGCCGGGAACCGCAGGCGCGAGCGGCCGAGAAGCGGGGCTGGGAGCCCCACGGCCCGGCCTGGCCCCCGCGCAGCACCGGGGCGCCCGTCCGCAGCGGCGGCCCCCGGCCCGGGGCCAAAGCTGGGAGCCCGCCCTGCGCCCCGCCGCCCGTGACCGTTCCGGCGTCGGCCCTGCCCCCGCCTGCAGGGCACCCCGGGGGCGTGAAGGCCCAGGGGCGAGCGCCGGCTGGGCAGCACCTGGCGCCCCGCACAGCTGCGCCCCCGAACTCTGGGGGCGGCCCGCCTCCCCCCTGCAGGAAGGGCCTGCCCCGGGGCCCACAGGCCCCTGCCTTGCTCCCCCGAGGCCCCCGACTCGGGGTTGGCCTCCGAGGAAGGCGGGACTCCGAGCCCCCGCAGCTCCTCCCCTCCtgcgggccggggcgcgggcccCAGGGGcacacgggggaggggggtgctgacAGCGAGGGCGCCCAGCGCGGCCTCTCTGGGGAG gccacctcctccaggaagattTCTCGGACTGCCCTCTTCAGACAGTCCAGTCCCCCCGGGAGCCGCCTGCCAG GCTTGGCGACGGGGCTCTGGGCCCGGGGGGTGAAGGTCACTGAGCCTGGAGAAGGTCTCCGCCTGGAGAGCCGCAGCggggggtggaggag GCTGGGCGGGGCAGCACCTCTGCACCCCGGAGAGCAGGTGCCCGGATCCCACCGGGACGACGGTGGCACAAGCCGGGTGAAGAGGCCAGAGGGCCCCCAGGG cccatCCCCGCGACACCCGCCGCAGCCACCCCCTCCTGCGGCTCAGCCCGGCCTGTTGGCCCTCGCCCACCCTCAGTCCCTCGTCCCGTCAAACTCCGGCGGCTACAGTCTCTCACCCACCAACCACCCACTTTACCAAGCACCGGGTTAG
- the TRAF3 gene encoding TNF receptor-associated factor 3 isoform X2 — protein MESSKKMDSPSTLQTNPPLKLHPDRSAGTSIFVPEQGGYKERFVKTVEDKYKCEKCRLVLCNPKQTECGHRFCETCMAAVLSSSSPKCTACQESIIKDKVFKDNCCKREILALQIYCRNEGGGCTEQLTLGHLLVHLKNDCQFEELSCVRADCKEKVLRRDLRDHVEKACKYREATCPHCKSQVPMITLQKHEDTECPCVVVSCPHKCSVQTLLRSEGTNQQIKAHEASSAVQHVNLLKEWSNSLEKKVSLLQNESVEKNKSIQSLHNQICSFEIEIERQKEMLRNNESKILHLQRVIDSQAEKLKELDKEIRPFRQNWEEADSMKSSVESLQNRVTELESVDKSAGQAARNTGLLESQLSRHDQMLSVHDIRLADMDLRFQVLETASYNGVLIWKIRDYKRRKQEAVMGKTLSLYSQPFYTGYFGYKMCARVYLNGDGMGKGTHLSLFFVIMRGEYDALLPWPFKQKVTLMLMDQGSSRRHLGDAFKPDPNSSSFKKPTGEMNIASGCPVFVAQTVLENGTYIKDDTIFIKVIVDTSDLPDP, from the exons ATGGAGTCAAGTAAAAAGATGGACTCCCCCAGCACACTGCAGACTAACCCACCGCTAAAGCTGCACCCTGATCGCAGCGCCGGGACGTCCATTTTCGTCCCCGAACAAGGAGGTTACAAAGAAAGGTTTGTGAAGACCGTGGAGGACAAGTACAAGTGTGAGAAGTGCCGCCTGGTGCTGTGTAACCCGAAGCAGACTGAGTGTGGACACCGGTTCTGTGAGACCTGCATGGCTGCCGTGCTGAG CTCCTCAAGCCCAAAATGCACTGCGTGTCAAGAAAGCATCATTAAAGATAAG GTGTTTAAGGATAATTGCTGCAAGAGAGAAATTCTAGCTCTTCAGATCTATTGCAGGAATGAAGGTGGAGGCTGCACAGAGCAGTTGACACTGGGACACCTACTG GTGCATTTAAAGAACGATTGCCAGTTTGAAGAGCTTTCGTGTGTCCGTGCTGACTGCAAAGAAAAAGTGTTGCGAAGAGACCTGCGTGACCACGTAGAAAAGGCTTGCAAGTACCGAGAGGCCACATGCCCCCACTGTAAAAGTCAGGTCCCGATGATCACACTGCAG aaACATGAAGACACTGAGTGTCCCTGTGTGGTGGTGTCCTGCCCCCATAAGTGCAGTGTCCAGACCCTTCTAAGGAGTGAG GGGACAAACCAGCAGATAAAGGCCCATGAGGCCAGCTCCGCAGTGCAGCACGTCAACTTACTGAAAGAGTGGAGTAACTCTCTGGAGAAAAAG GTTTCCTTGCTACAGAATGAAAGCGtagaaaaaaacaagagcatACAAAGTTTGCACAATCAGATATGTAGCTTTGAAATTGAAATTGAGAGACAAAAGGAAATGCTTCGAAATAATGAATCCAAAATACTTCATTTGCAG CGAGTAATAGACAGCCAGGCGGAGAAACTGAAAGAGCTGGACAAAGAGATCCGCCCCTTCCGGCAGAACTGGGAAGAAGCAGACAGCATGAAGAGCAGCGTGGAGTCCCTCCAGAACCGAGTGACCGAGCTGGAGAGCGTGGACAAGAGTGCAGGGCAGGCGGCTCGGAACACAG GCTTGCTGGAGTCCCAGCTGAGCCGGCACGACCAGATGCTGAGCGTCCATGACATCCGCCTGGCCGACATGGACCTGCGCTTCCAGGTCCTGGAGACCGCCAGCTACAACGGCGTGCTGATTTGGAAGATCCGAGATTACAAGCGGCGGAAGCAGGAAGCCGTCATGGGGAAGACCCTGTCTCTTTATAGCCAGCCTTTCTACACGGGCTATTTTGGCTATAAGATGTGTGCCAGGGTCTACCTGAACGGGGACGGCATGGGGAAGGGGACGCACTTGTCGCTGTTTTTTGTCATTATGCGTGGAGAGTACGATGCTCTGCTTCCTTGGCCATTCAAGCAGAAAGTGACGCTCATGCTCATGGATCAGGGGTCCTCTCGGCGTCACCTGGGAGATGCGTTCAAGCCGGACCCCAACAGCAGCAGCTTCAAGAAGCCCACCGGGGAGATGAATATTGCCTCTGGCTGCCCAGTGTTCGTGGCTCAAACTGTGCTAGAAAACGGGACATATATTAAAGATGATACCATTTTTATTAAAGTCATAGTGGATACTTCGGATCTGCCCGACCCCTGA